The stretch of DNA ttcatttcatgtattaatttatttcaggcaatgacattaaaaaaagtacaagGGTGACAACACGtactaatataaattaatataatgcaaaaggtaatgtacagtacgtaagcatgatggtccagttttgcctgaaagggagtgggaagaagataattattTAATTCCATCCCCAGTTCTgaattcagtgattaatacattgagtttcactgttactttgtttaagcattatacaaatgttgtatcatagtggcattaccacaggtaacaataattattacactgtaacaacaatttgtatcaacaatgtaggaagaatgaatataccaacaatggtaatagacaaaataccaacaatggtaatagacaacatagcaataatggtaatagacaacatagcaataatggtaaggaaacattgagcacatgttaacactttgagacagagtacaacagcaggtcaaattaaagaccctcatctctatatttgaaccagacctcatgtttgtataatagtttaaatagattaatagtttggcattgtttgtgttgtaagtccagtttgttccatagttttactccgcatacagacacaaaaacgtttatgcgtggtttgagctctcggcaatgagaaatatccaaagcctctcaagttatgagcctgcactcgtcttataaaaaaacgtagaTTAGGCTGCAATAATTtggtaaatgctttatataagattattatatttaacaacatcatcaaattaattaataaacagattatgagtatgttctaaaaaaacaacgttgtgaatgatccgcactgctcttttctgtgatatgatcagaggattaattgtgttgtggtaagtattcccccatacttatgtatgggagtaccaaggtgcagtatagagtacggagtgcattttcattgaggtatagttttgctttgtttataattgagaggcttttggagatgtttgttttaatgtgtctgacatgaggtttccatgatagtttacaatcaattattactcccaaaaatgtattctcaattacgatttcaatttgggtaccatcaatacttattttctcatgacaacactgattttgatacAGAAGACACGCAGACAAAAGATTTTTACAGTGCCTACTGAGCTAAAATGAGAGAGGAATTAGGTCTTGTGGAAACATCTGCCATGTTATATACTTAACATGGGGTCAAAATACAAAATGTAGATGGTAACATTTTCTCCCATCTATTTGAATAAAACATCTGTTATGCAAGTCAAACATATAAGATGGCGTTAGCTGTTAAAATAGACTTTGACCTTGTTCCTGCAACTGATAATGCAGGATTCTTTCTGGTAATGTGATGCATCATTAGTTTAGTGCTTTAGTGAAACTTCAGCTCCATTTGACAGTAGAAACATGTATTTCAAGTTAACagttactaaacaacactttcaaatggtaaattaacTTTACAGAGAAGCAACACTATACTGCTAAAAGAAAAGAGAGTGTGTAACTTCAAAAACACCTTGGTAAAGACATCAATACAGCATGAATCACAAAAGAAACCCATTGGGAGAGTAATCTTTGcccaaaagacaaatacaatataaataagtgaTCTCTGCTATCACAACAGTCTTTGTCTTATGTTCCTGGGATTTCTGGGACGTATGTGAGAAGAACCAACCAGAACAATTTCTGCAGGGCACGAGGAATGCAGCAGCGGGATATAAAAGTGTCCTGTCTTTTAAACATAAAACAGGGCCAGGCAGTTAAGCAATACAACATAAGGCACATAAGAAGCACTTAGACTAAAATGATTGTTAGACAAGAAATtactaaaatatttattttgccaCAAGTTAAGTCATGTTTAGTATGAAGAAATACACGTGACTTCTTATTGGACtacgtcaggggtcggcaacccgcgtcGGGaggcgcatgcggctctttgaccactctgatgcggctaagctacatgcatgccgacccccgattttcccaggagacttatggatctcagtgtctctcatagataagtcccagggaaaatataatcctatttacactctaattactaaataaagggagtgccctaattgcactgcagtaattgtcctctatagcatttacaaacagcatgccagcccggccacatgttgtatgttgcttttacttgcacacataggagacagcaaagcatacttactcatcagccacacagcttacactgacggtagccgtatcaaacaactttaacattgttacgttacaaatatgcgccacactgtgaacccacaccaaaaaagaatgaaaaacacatttctggagaacatcccaccgtaacacaacataaacacaacacaaccaatacccagaatccagtGGCGTacagtgaggttaatgtctggtgaggcacgactgcattatcacagtcagatttacaaacatatgaacctgcagtgcaggtgtacctaatgttgtgtccctgcggtcgttcgcggctcctgcagcgcgagcattgttgtttttgcactttttggcttcttgttaagtgactttttttgggtggattcggtcttgcacgtggagggtttgggtgtgggctttggttggtgtggcgctcccgtcgggcgacgcattctgcggcggaggtgcacgagcctccagttttatgatcgctcagctagcacaataaatacgttacacacatacagttgttgacaacatacactgtacattatatacctcagctaactaaactatggaaatgtataatataattcatatagcaatacagtctcactgcacagcaggccagcagttagccgagtcattgcgcacaatccatgttgaggcacaaatcagtgacgtgcctcaactggctgctgatcactgcaccgtctcttctcagtatttgaacggcaaatgtgaaaatgaaaataaaaataatctaaaactggtgaagttaaatggaaaataactttagtataattactggatacatataacaatttaattattatttttttctttttacttttttttttctttccatgatggcaggtgaggccgtgcctcccctgcctctagtgacggcacgccactgccagaatcccatgcagccctaactcttccggtctacattatacacccccgctaccaccaaatccccccacacatcaacccccccctctccgtgcgttggttgagcggaagagttagggctgcatgggattctgggtattgttaccgtcagtgtaagatgtgtggctgctgaggtagtacgccttgctgtcatttacgtgagcaagctgaaactgcattctacatgtggtcgagcaggtacactgtttgggcaggctgtagaggccgccaaaagcagtgtcatcacgccctgatattcgggagtctcccgggaaaaatgagagggttggcaagtatgacgctatcaagtgccattcatttaaaactcgcgggccgcactaacatcaaatttccacatgaaagtgcgtgccggtgcgtgtgtcggagacccttggggtaacatagcacaaagcatttaagctttgtatgtggtgtttttcattttaaattttaaaaaattttttgtggctcccattattttctttaatttgtgaaacttgccaaaatggctctttgagtggtaaaggttgccgacccctggactacgtGTATAACCCAGCTGGTTCGACTTCTGTGCCTTTTTACAGCATTCCGCACAGGGACTCGAACCCTGGTTGTTCGTAATGAGAGGCGAGTGTGCTGACCACTGGACTAAAACACAGAGCTGGTAGCCCAGCACTATTCTTCAAGTTGTCGGTGAGTGAGGTGTACCCACGTATTTGCCTGGCCACCGTTACACTCACCCCCCTAAACCTCACGCTCATACAGGTCACAACACCATTATAGCGGCTCTGCATTGTGTTCTGATCTTCCCTTACTGCGAAATCACGTCAAGCGATTGAGAGGTAAGTGTGCTAGCCTCTAGGCTAAAAGCCCAAGCTGGCAGCCCAGCAGCCAGTACTACTCTTGAAGTTGTCGGGgtgtgaggtttaccaacgtacatcTGGTGCAGTCGCACTAGCTGGCCCCCGTTACCtgtgttcagttaaaaaaacaacaacaatgatgtGTGCACTTCATGTTCTTtctgaggttaatttgtgtctttattacaaaagcttttttctttacactgaatttatgtacagtaactgaattttttgcgtttgaattttgtgaacagaAGTTTATTTTTAtcaatttcataaaaaaaaaataatgttagcaAAATGCATGTGTTTCAAAATTCTGTGTAGAAAATTTAGGGTTTAAaagttcagtgtttaaaaattcagtgtatgaaaattcagtgtataaaaatttagtgtatacaaattttgtgtaaaaaaaattcacaacccaaaaattcagtgtcgcaaaatttgctgcttcataaaacaagactccaaacatccatccattttctaccgcttgtcccgctcGGGGTTGACTCGCTTGCGGTATATTAAGACAGAAGCAATCCATCccgtctcagaagcagccaatgaagtgtcaagtttgaagtcacgtgacacaggtCTTGCAAAACAGTATAAAAAAGGCAGTTAGTGctacctgggcataatacaacataattaacatttcaatgcggCCTGCTagatattttcaaactatagaaatgattgCAATGGTTaggatctgcacttttgagtgacatacgggTTACTACGGTGACCATAGGAAGTGCTGCTTCATGCAGACGAGGCACAGGACAGAGTGGGCTGGGCAGCAACCAGCCTGAGACATTGCAAACGCAAGTGTCAGACGGAGGCagattttcacagcaaagttctgcagaaaagtgatatatcaaataaatggattaatttTCCCTATTTGCCTATATTTTTCGCTGTGTTTTTTGCATCTTTGTTGCtcttgctcgattataaaagatgtcgatcaaggAGTGGTCTGGGAAGTAAcggagcaacgttcatatattTTGAATATTGAGTGTTTTATTGTtcttagttaatattgtaaatcccacatcctctatttttatgtacattctgagtgttttattcagtaaaaaaacgaaACAGACCATCTCAAAAACGGAATGAACTTTAGATTTTTACTGAATTATATGACCGTCAGAATCTACATAAAAATATAGTTTGGGATttacaataaaacactaaatattgagaatatatgaacgttgctcctctactgCAGATCACTTccttgatcgacatcttttataaATCAAGCAAGAACAACAAATGTGCAATGAACACGGGAAAATTTAAACACCtagggtaaaaaaaacattcacatatTCGTTAaaatatcactgttctgcagaactttgttgtaaaaatctggctCCGTCTAACACTCGCTATCAGGCTTTTTGTGACCCACCCAATCTGCCCCACACATATTCCTAtgccactcaaaagtgcagattctaaccattggaatcatttctatagttaGAAAATATCCAGCGGGCTGCATTGAAATGttgattatgttgtattatgcccaggtagcccagttaactgccttttttatACTGTTTTGCAAGACCTTGTGGCACGTGACtttaaacttgacacctcattggctggttctgagacatgaTCGATTGCTTTAGTATTAATTTACCGGGAATGAGTCTTGCtttttaaaacagcacatttttcgACACAGAATTTTTCAGGACATAATTTTttcacacttaatttttatacactggattttaaaacactgaattctgAAACACTGGATTttgcaaacaattttttttcaattaaattgtcagcataaattcagttcacaaaattaaaacgcaaaaaattcagttacataaattcagtgtctaaaaaaACTTTCGTaatcaaagacacaaattaagctCCATAGATCACGAGGACCAGCACATCAGTGActacatttccatgcactaaatttgtctgatttctcaaatatttGGGCTCAAAATAAGCATTCTACAACCCATGCAAAACACCTCATCTGATCGTGTTTGGCTTtttaaaagtgaagtgaagtgaattacatttatatagcgctttttctcaagtgactcaaagcgctttacatagtgaaacccaatatctaagttacattcaaaccagtgtgggtggcactgggagcaggtgggtaaagtgtcttgcccaaggacacaacggcagcgactaggatggcggaagcggggatcgaacctgcaaccctcaagttgctggcacggccgctctaccaaccgagctataccgccccaagtcaGATTTAACTCCtagattatgcgattgaaaaccagataTCACGAGCGAGTACATTCCATTTAATAAAAATATCGGTAACAACTGGaaatgaagaggagactgtttatttgcttcacaaatgacaagaacagaacaatttgaagtgcatcgatgggagatgccaatattacagcgaacATCAGGTACAACAAGAACTGGGCTGTTGACTCATCCAGGTTTGCGATCTTTAACGAGCGAATTGTGAGGAGCAGCAAAGATGTCTTGTTTTGGTGtaacgtcataggtcaaccggaaaagcaatacatttatacgcgctaaaaggaaataagcaccctccagtgtacgggaggcacacggcgtatgaccaatagtcgcattagaacAACTATTTGAGAAATTTGATTAACTTAATGCATGGAAACATAGTCATCTGTTTCATTTTGCTATTCCAAAGTCCAACAAGGATACTCTGACATTAATTACACACCACGGTCTTGTCATCACTAGTGTTCGCTCTGCGCCGACATGAACACGCAGTTCATGCTGCACAATGTGACCGTGGTTGTGGAGAACCGAGACCCGTTTATCAAAGTGGTCTTCAAAAATGTTCTAGTGCTGGTCCTCGGCCTGTTCATCAACTACATCAACATCAGCCTCATGCACACCTTCTGCAAGCACCAGGTAAGACATGGTAGGACACGGTGAGACATGGCAAGACTTGGTCAGGAACTTTGAAAAGAACATACAACAAACTGTGACACAGTTCTCCTTTGTGGCCAGATGTTCTACACCAACCCTCGCTACATCCTCTTCTTCCACCTGGTGCTGAACAACGTGATCCAAGTGAACTTGACCCTGGTGCTCTTCTTTGTCAGCTACATCCTGTACACGATCAACATGTCCGTGTGTGCCACTTTGATCCTGCTGGCGCTCTCCACCACCGAGAACATGCCGCTCAATCTGGCGTGCATGGCGGCCGAGTGCTACATCGCCGTGTGCCTGCCGCTGCAGCATGCCCGCCTCTGCACCGTCAACAGAACTCTCATCACTATCGTTCTGATCTGGACCACCAGCTTGATCTCGGTTCTGCCTGACCTCTTCATCACCTTAGCCACCGAGCCACTCGACTTCTTCTCTTCTAGAGTGTTCTGTTTGCGAGAAACTGCCTTCCCTAATCCTCTAATACCCATAAAGCAGGACAGCATCTACGTTGTGTACCTGATCCTGGTCTGGTTTGTTCTCTTTTACACATACTTTATGATTCTCTGCACCGCCCAAAAGGCCAGCAAGGATGGCAAGAAGGCCCGGACGACCATCCTGCTACACAGCGTCCAGGTCCTCCTATGCATGACCACGTATGCCGCGCCGCTGCTCAAAACCACTTTAAAGAAGTTGTTCCCTAAGAACCACAGCGACTCTCTCTTCGCTTGCTACATCATCGTACAGATACTACCTCGTGCCATCAATCCTGTCATCTATGGCGTTCGAGACAAATGTTTGAGTAAGTTCTTCATGGGCAAAGTGAGCTGCAAGAGCTTTGGGCGCCCGAACCTTTGACTCAACACGTTAATTGGCTCATTTCCTCTTTTTGACTCAACTCAATTTTTTCTACACTACAACCCGTTTAGAAGAAAGGTTTAATGGCCAAATCTTAGCTTACTTACTCACTGTAAAACACAGAGTACATAGATAGCATTACAGCTAACAGTGAAAAAGTAGTACCTTAATAGAAAACTAATTTTACTACTTACTGTATGGTGAACCTTGTTGCTGACACCCATGTCAACAATGTAAATTAGTAAagggattcttaacctttttgaccttgagtCCCAACCTTTCCACTAAAGAGGGGCccaggcccactcaaatattaacactgaattagtaatcataCTCTTGATTTTTATtgtgttcaataattatatctaaccttctTTTAGTTGACAAACCTGTCAAATAATATAAAACTATCGCCATGTGTACATGGAcaacatttacaaaccccgtttccatatgagttgggaaattgtgttagatgtaaatataaacggaatacaataatttgctaatccttttcaacccatattcagttgaatatactacaaagacaacatatttgatgttcaaactgaaaaactttttttttttgcaaataatcattaactttagaatttgatgccagcaacacgtgacaaagaagttgggaaaggtggcaataaatactgataaagttgaggaatgctcatcaaacacttatttggaacatccaacaggtgtgcaggctaattgggaacaggtgggtgccatgattgggtataaaaacagcttcccaaaaaatgctcagtctttcacaagaaaggatggggcgaggtacacccctttttccacaactgcgtgagcaaatagtcaaaccgtttaagaacaacgtttctcaaaggcatgggtaacttacacatctgtgaaggcaccatttatgctgaaaggtacatacaggttttgtaacaacatatgctgccatctaagcgccgtctttttcatggacgcccctgcttatttctacaagacaatgctaagccacattcagcacgtgttacaacagcgtggcttcgtaaaaaaagagtgcgggtactttcctggcccgcctgcagtctagacctgtctcccatcgaaaatgtgtggcgcattatgaagcgtaaaatacgacagcggagaccctggactgttgaacgactgaagctctacataaaacaagaatgggaaataattccactttcaaagcttcaacaattagtttcctcagttcccaatcgtttattgggtgttgttaaaagaaaaggtgatgtaacacagtggtgaacatgccctttcccaattactttggcacgtgttgcagccatgaaattctaagttaattattatttgcaaaaaaaaaaattaagtttatgagtttgaacatcaaatatcttgtctttgtagtgcattcaattgaatatgggttgaaaaggatttgcaaatcattgtattccgtttatatttacatctaacacaatttcccaactcatatggaaacggggtttgtatttaatccgatcatcattcggattagaattttcctgtgtacatggaccctgaaaaaaagaTCTGATTATGACATgcttttcatgcatcacaccttaatttggaatactttactttgacatgcgcagaacctaacatacacggaaaggtgtgttattatttgtgctatggcgccatttttTGGACGAGTTGGCTCACTGAATAAGCAGTaaacactgtaaacaaacatgactTTTTGCATTTCTGCTAGTTCAATGTTAtcacagtatttatttatattgtttttcccttctgttcactacttttgttataCCTCTTTTTATGAAATTGAGCTTTTCTGTGAttttttatgttgtgattatgtacaGGCTGCAGCGCGTCTTtatgttacgacattctgtgtttggtgctagcagttagcacttcaATTAGCCGTAAAGCTGTGAATAAAACAGCTCATTAAGATGACAACTGGTCGTcctcttttattgttacatcgacacgacactccagaccatacttttgtttttgctagtctcgttttAAGGCAACCAACTCAACAGTATACAATGCTACGTCTGTACATGTCGAATggggggagacagcagcaagacaatcacttcattccgagactattaCATTTAGTCCCGACTCCACcagctgacatcaaagacatgcacTGATGTGTTTTCATGCACTACAATTCGAATGACTTTTGGCATAACCGCCCGTCTCGATCCGA from Entelurus aequoreus isolate RoL-2023_Sb linkage group LG01, RoL_Eaeq_v1.1, whole genome shotgun sequence encodes:
- the LOC133650942 gene encoding odorant receptor 131-2-like; the protein is MNTQFMLHNVTVVVENRDPFIKVVFKNVLVLVLGLFINYINISLMHTFCKHQMFYTNPRYILFFHLVLNNVIQVNLTLVLFFVSYILYTINMSVCATLILLALSTTENMPLNLACMAAECYIAVCLPLQHARLCTVNRTLITIVLIWTTSLISVLPDLFITLATEPLDFFSSRVFCLRETAFPNPLIPIKQDSIYVVYLILVWFVLFYTYFMILCTAQKASKDGKKARTTILLHSVQVLLCMTTYAAPLLKTTLKKLFPKNHSDSLFACYIIVQILPRAINPVIYGVRDKCLSKFFMGKVSCKSFGRPNL